A section of the Mycolicibacterium anyangense genome encodes:
- a CDS encoding o-succinylbenzoate synthase → MQTLVDFDNAPVFAIPVRDGYRGFAGREGMLVEGPQGWGEFSPPGVDADLRVVRFLTAAIEAGTVGWPDPVRGRVPVAVAVPAVGPERAAAIAAESGCASADVRVGCRPDSLADDIARLEAVRDALGPSAAIRCDAGGAWDVDTAVAVIAALDRAAGGLQFVEQPCGTLAEMAAVRKRVEVRIAVDESLREAADPFALDLTDAADIAVLTVGPLGGVRRTLRAAERWGVPCLVSSPPDSSIGLAGGLAVAGALPELPFACGLATVAALAGDLVSAGRSLRPVDGHLPVAPMPPAPDPERLRQFQVTDTARVTWWRQRLAAVQHLL, encoded by the coding sequence GTGCAAACCCTCGTCGACTTCGACAACGCGCCGGTCTTCGCCATCCCGGTCCGGGACGGCTACCGCGGCTTCGCGGGGCGCGAGGGCATGCTGGTGGAGGGCCCGCAGGGCTGGGGTGAATTCAGCCCGCCGGGCGTCGACGCCGATCTGCGGGTCGTGCGATTCCTGACCGCGGCCATCGAAGCGGGCACCGTCGGGTGGCCCGACCCGGTTCGCGGGCGGGTCCCCGTTGCGGTGGCGGTTCCGGCCGTCGGTCCGGAGCGGGCCGCGGCCATCGCCGCCGAAAGCGGATGCGCCAGTGCCGACGTGCGGGTCGGCTGCCGGCCGGATTCCCTGGCTGATGACATCGCACGGCTGGAAGCGGTGCGCGACGCGCTGGGCCCGTCGGCCGCCATCCGCTGCGATGCCGGGGGAGCGTGGGACGTCGACACCGCCGTCGCGGTCATCGCGGCCCTCGACCGCGCCGCCGGGGGCCTGCAATTCGTCGAACAGCCCTGCGGGACGCTGGCGGAGATGGCCGCCGTCCGCAAGCGGGTCGAGGTGCGTATCGCCGTCGACGAATCCCTCCGCGAGGCCGCTGATCCCTTCGCCCTCGATCTGACCGACGCCGCGGATATCGCGGTGCTCACCGTCGGCCCGCTGGGCGGCGTTCGCCGCACGCTGCGGGCCGCTGAGCGCTGGGGTGTGCCATGCCTGGTGTCCTCGCCCCCGGACAGCAGCATCGGGTTGGCCGGCGGGCTGGCCGTGGCCGGAGCGCTGCCGGAGCTGCCGTTCGCCTGCGGGTTGGCCACCGTCGCTGCACTGGCGGGCGATCTGGTCTCGGCGGGGCGTTCACTGCGGCCAGTAGACGGCCATCTGCCGGTGGCGCCGATGCCGCCGGCGCCGGACCCCGAGCGGCTGCGGCAATTCCAGGTGACCGACACCGCCCGCGTCACATGGTGGCGACAGCGGTTGGCGGCCGTCCAGCACCTGCTGTGA
- a CDS encoding Fur family transcriptional regulator has product MSSMSDFADQLRSADLRVTRPRVAVLEAVQTNPHADTETIFSVVRDALPEVSRQAVYDVLHALTHARLVRRIQPSGLVARYESRVGDNHHHIVCRQCGAIGDVDCAVGEAPCLTAADDLGFAIDEAEVIYWGLCPDCSTPSSESHP; this is encoded by the coding sequence GTGAGCTCGATGTCGGATTTCGCAGACCAGCTGCGCTCAGCTGACTTGCGGGTGACCCGACCCCGGGTGGCGGTCCTCGAGGCGGTGCAGACCAACCCGCACGCCGATACCGAGACGATCTTCAGCGTCGTGCGCGACGCTCTGCCCGAGGTGTCCCGGCAGGCCGTCTACGACGTTCTGCACGCGCTGACCCATGCCCGTCTGGTCCGGCGGATCCAGCCCTCGGGCCTGGTCGCGCGCTACGAGTCGCGGGTCGGCGACAACCACCATCACATCGTCTGCCGTCAGTGCGGGGCGATCGGTGACGTCGACTGCGCCGTCGGTGAGGCGCCATGCCTGACTGCGGCCGACGATCTGGGCTTCGCGATCGACGAGGCCGAGGTCATCTATTGGGGACTGTGCCCCGACTGCTCAACCCCGTCTTCGGAATCACATCCGTGA
- a CDS encoding protein disulfide oxidoreductase, translated as MKNPLHRVLRSAVLVLATAALAFSVCAPPAAMADNQLDFTGTTLSGAPFNGSSLQGKPAVLWFWTPWCPFCNAEAPNVSAVAAANPKVTFVGVAARSDVGQMENFVSKYNLNFTNLNDADGSIWARFNVPWQPAYVFLRPDGTSTFVNNPTSAMSQQELSDRVRALAS; from the coding sequence ATGAAGAATCCACTGCACCGCGTGCTCCGTTCGGCGGTACTCGTACTGGCCACCGCAGCGCTGGCCTTCAGCGTCTGCGCGCCGCCGGCCGCCATGGCCGACAACCAGCTCGACTTCACCGGCACGACGCTGAGCGGTGCCCCGTTCAACGGCTCGAGCCTGCAGGGCAAGCCCGCGGTGCTGTGGTTCTGGACGCCGTGGTGCCCGTTCTGCAACGCCGAGGCGCCCAATGTCAGCGCGGTCGCCGCCGCCAACCCCAAGGTCACCTTCGTCGGGGTGGCCGCTCGCTCCGATGTGGGCCAGATGGAGAATTTCGTCTCCAAGTACAACCTGAACTTCACCAACCTCAACGACGCCGACGGATCCATCTGGGCCCGGTTCAATGTGCCGTGGCAGCCCGCCTACGTGTTCCTGCGTCCGGACGGCACCTCGACCTTCGTCAACAATCCCACCTCGGCGATGTCGCAGCAGGAGCTCAGCGACCGGGTTCGCGCCCTGGCGTCCTGA
- a CDS encoding TetR/AcrR family transcriptional regulator, translating into MSAAATQGPRPGPEPEPTRGRPRDPRTDGAIMAATRRLLTDMGYEQVSMESIAKAAGVSRPTIYRRWPSKAHVVFEAAFGTPATPGLVSRTGDFETDLREFVRRTVAFWQQPVVKAATMGILADRQRDPELDIRTQRLLDDMIRGELATLVHSGAEAGVVRAGVDIDTLFNTLVGTAFYATLVDGRGGSEHLADTLCSLVMRGVQKNRGDEGPR; encoded by the coding sequence GTGAGTGCTGCTGCGACGCAGGGGCCGCGACCCGGTCCCGAACCGGAGCCGACGCGGGGCCGTCCCCGCGACCCCCGCACCGACGGCGCGATCATGGCCGCCACCCGCCGACTGCTCACCGACATGGGCTACGAGCAGGTCTCCATGGAATCCATCGCCAAGGCGGCCGGGGTCAGCAGGCCGACGATCTACCGGCGCTGGCCCTCGAAGGCGCACGTGGTGTTCGAAGCCGCCTTCGGCACACCCGCCACTCCCGGCCTGGTGTCGCGGACCGGCGACTTCGAGACCGACCTGCGCGAGTTCGTGCGGCGCACTGTCGCGTTCTGGCAGCAACCCGTCGTCAAGGCCGCCACGATGGGCATCCTTGCCGACCGCCAGCGTGATCCCGAATTGGACATCCGCACCCAGCGATTGCTCGACGACATGATCCGCGGCGAGTTGGCCACCCTGGTCCATTCCGGCGCCGAGGCGGGTGTGGTGCGCGCCGGTGTCGACATCGACACGTTGTTCAACACCCTGGTGGGCACCGCCTTCTACGCGACGCTGGTCGACGGCCGCGGCGGTTCCGAACACCTGGCCGACACACTCTGCTCGCTGGTGATGCGAGGCGTACAGAAGAACCGAGGGGACGAGGGACCGAGATGA
- a CDS encoding cytochrome c biogenesis CcdA family protein — translation MDQNLVGLAFAAGMVAALNPCGFAMLPAYLALVVDADDAGRLRSIGRALVATLAMALGFLAVFAAFGVLTVSVASTVQQYAPYLTVVVGVLLVALGLWLVSGRELGLGSGAARLGGRWAPTARLGSMFGYGVGYAIASLSCTIGPFLAVTGSAARGGSLIDGLLVYVAYAAGLALVVGVLAVAVAVANSALVDRLRRILPYVNRISGVVLVLVGLYVGYYGVYEIRLFSGGGSAQDPVIEAAGRLQRTVAGWVYAHGGWPWLLALAVLAVVLAGRWVWRRRRRSVVH, via the coding sequence GTGGACCAGAATCTGGTCGGTCTGGCGTTCGCCGCCGGCATGGTCGCCGCCCTGAACCCCTGTGGATTCGCCATGCTGCCGGCGTATCTCGCGCTGGTGGTCGACGCCGACGATGCCGGCCGGTTGCGATCGATTGGCCGCGCCCTGGTGGCCACGCTCGCGATGGCGCTGGGCTTCCTGGCGGTGTTCGCCGCCTTCGGGGTGCTGACGGTGTCGGTGGCCTCGACCGTGCAGCAGTACGCGCCCTACCTGACCGTCGTGGTCGGCGTTCTCCTTGTCGCGCTGGGGCTTTGGCTGGTCAGTGGCCGGGAGCTGGGATTGGGTTCCGGCGCGGCCCGGCTCGGCGGCCGGTGGGCGCCCACCGCCAGGCTCGGGTCGATGTTCGGCTACGGGGTGGGCTACGCGATCGCGTCGCTGTCATGCACCATCGGGCCCTTCCTGGCTGTCACCGGTAGCGCGGCCCGCGGCGGCTCACTGATCGACGGTCTGCTGGTCTATGTGGCCTACGCGGCCGGACTGGCGCTGGTGGTCGGAGTGCTCGCGGTGGCTGTCGCAGTGGCCAACTCGGCACTGGTCGACCGGCTGCGCCGGATCCTGCCCTACGTCAACCGGATCAGCGGGGTGGTCCTGGTTCTCGTCGGGCTCTACGTCGGCTACTACGGCGTCTACGAGATCCGGCTGTTCAGCGGCGGCGGCAGTGCACAGGACCCGGTGATCGAGGCCGCCGGACGCCTCCAGCGGACGGTGGCGGGCTGGGTGTACGCGCACGGCGGGTGGCCGTGGCTGCTGGCCCTCGCGGTGCTGGCGGTCGTCCTCGCCGGCCGTTGGGTGTGGCGGCGCAGACGCCGAAGCGTGGTCCACTGA
- the katG gene encoding catalase/peroxidase HPI yields MAEETPPIGEAQTEPAETGGCPMRIKPPVEGGSNRDWWPNAVNLKILQKDPDVINPLGPDYDYRSEVLGLDFDQLARDVDAVMTDSQDWWPADFGHYGPFFVRMAWHAAGTYRVQDGRGGGGKGMQRFAPLNSWPDNASLDKARRLLWPVKKKYGKKLSWSDLIVFAGNRALENMGFKTAGFAFGRPDYWEPEEDIYWGAEAEWLGSQDRYSGSDRTKLENPLGATMMGLIYVNPEGPEGNPDPLLAAVDIRETFGRMAMNDVETAALIVGGHTFGKTHGNGNPDLIGPEPEAAALEELGLGWKNTQNSGVGNEAFTSGLEVIWTHTPTKWDNSFLEILYGNEWELTKSPAGANQWKPKNDGWANSVPMAQGDGKTHPSMLTTDLSMRFDPIYGEITRRWLDHPEELAEEFAKAWFKLLHRDMGPVVRYLGPLVPQQTWLWQDLVPAGTALSGEQVSALKSAIADSGLTVAQLVSTAWKAASSYRDSDMRGGANGGRIRLQPQLGWEANEPDELAQVIRALEGIQSSAGFAVSFADLVVLAGNVGVEKAAAAAGFDIEVPFTSGRGDATQDQTDVESFSYLEPKADGFRNYTGKGLNLPAEYHLIDRANLLGLSGPEMTVLVGGLRVLGANFGGTKHGVFTDKPGALSTDFFVNLLDMSTKWEPSPADDGTYIGKDRASGATKYTASRVDLLFGSNSQLRALAEVYAEDDAKEKFVKDFVAAWTKVMDSDRFDLA; encoded by the coding sequence GTGGCTGAGGAAACCCCACCCATCGGCGAGGCGCAGACCGAACCCGCCGAAACCGGCGGCTGCCCCATGCGTATCAAGCCGCCGGTCGAGGGCGGCAGCAATCGGGATTGGTGGCCGAATGCGGTCAACCTGAAGATCCTGCAGAAGGATCCCGACGTCATCAACCCGCTGGGCCCCGACTACGACTACCGCTCTGAGGTCCTGGGCCTGGACTTCGATCAGCTCGCCCGCGACGTCGACGCCGTGATGACCGACTCGCAGGACTGGTGGCCCGCCGACTTCGGTCACTACGGCCCGTTCTTCGTCCGGATGGCCTGGCACGCCGCTGGCACCTACCGCGTCCAGGACGGTCGCGGCGGCGGCGGCAAGGGCATGCAGCGGTTCGCGCCGCTGAACAGCTGGCCCGACAATGCCAGCCTGGACAAGGCACGCCGGCTGCTCTGGCCGGTCAAGAAGAAGTACGGCAAGAAGCTGTCGTGGTCGGATCTGATCGTCTTCGCCGGCAACCGCGCGCTGGAGAACATGGGCTTCAAGACCGCCGGCTTCGCGTTCGGACGGCCGGATTACTGGGAGCCCGAAGAGGACATCTACTGGGGTGCCGAAGCCGAGTGGCTCGGCTCGCAGGACCGCTACTCCGGCAGTGACCGCACCAAGCTGGAGAACCCGCTCGGCGCCACCATGATGGGTCTGATCTACGTCAATCCCGAAGGTCCCGAAGGCAATCCGGACCCGCTGCTCGCCGCCGTCGACATCCGCGAGACGTTCGGCCGGATGGCGATGAACGATGTGGAGACCGCGGCGCTCATCGTCGGCGGGCACACCTTCGGCAAGACCCACGGCAACGGCAACCCCGACCTCATCGGGCCCGAGCCGGAAGCCGCTGCGCTCGAGGAGCTCGGCCTGGGCTGGAAGAACACCCAGAACAGCGGGGTGGGCAACGAGGCCTTCACCAGTGGTCTCGAGGTGATCTGGACGCACACCCCGACCAAGTGGGACAACAGCTTCCTGGAAATCCTCTACGGCAACGAGTGGGAGCTGACCAAGAGCCCAGCCGGTGCCAACCAGTGGAAGCCCAAGAACGACGGCTGGGCCAACTCGGTGCCGATGGCGCAGGGCGACGGCAAGACTCACCCGTCGATGCTGACCACCGACCTGTCGATGCGGTTCGACCCGATCTACGGTGAGATCACCCGCCGCTGGCTGGATCACCCCGAGGAGCTGGCCGAAGAGTTCGCCAAGGCGTGGTTCAAGCTGCTGCACCGCGACATGGGGCCGGTCGTCCGTTACCTCGGCCCGCTGGTTCCCCAGCAGACCTGGCTGTGGCAGGACCTGGTCCCGGCCGGCACCGCACTGTCCGGCGAACAGGTCTCGGCGCTGAAGTCGGCGATCGCCGATTCGGGTCTGACCGTTGCCCAGCTGGTCTCGACCGCCTGGAAGGCTGCCTCGTCCTACCGCGACAGCGATATGCGCGGTGGCGCCAACGGCGGCCGGATCCGGTTGCAGCCGCAGCTCGGCTGGGAGGCCAACGAGCCCGACGAGCTGGCACAGGTGATCCGGGCGCTGGAGGGCATCCAGTCCTCGGCGGGCTTCGCAGTGTCGTTCGCCGACCTCGTCGTGCTGGCCGGCAATGTGGGTGTGGAGAAGGCCGCCGCGGCGGCCGGCTTCGACATCGAGGTGCCCTTCACCTCGGGTCGCGGTGACGCCACCCAGGATCAGACCGATGTCGAGTCGTTCTCCTACCTGGAGCCCAAGGCCGACGGTTTCCGCAACTACACCGGCAAGGGCCTGAACCTGCCCGCCGAGTACCACCTGATCGACCGGGCGAACCTGCTCGGCCTCTCGGGCCCGGAGATGACCGTTCTGGTCGGCGGTCTGCGGGTGCTGGGCGCCAACTTCGGTGGCACCAAGCACGGCGTCTTCACCGACAAGCCGGGCGCACTGAGCACCGACTTCTTCGTCAACCTGCTCGATATGAGCACCAAGTGGGAGCCGTCGCCCGCCGATGACGGCACCTACATCGGCAAGGACCGCGCCAGCGGTGCCACCAAGTACACCGCCAGCCGGGTCGACCTGCTGTTCGGCTCGAACTCGCAGCTGCGGGCACTGGCCGAGGTGTATGCCGAGGACGACGCCAAGGAGAAGTTCGTCAAGGACTTCGTGGCGGCGTGGACCAAGGTCATGGACAGCGATCGCTTCGATCTGGCCTGA
- a CDS encoding mycobacterial-type methylenetetrahydrofolate reductase, which produces MPLNTVALELVPPNADRSPEEILDEARKVVRFSAETGLDGAIRHVMIPGMIAEDDDRPVEMKPKLDVLDYWSRISPELPGIKGLCTQVTAFMDEDALRARLTEMLDAGMEGIAFVGVPRTMSDGEGSGVAPTDALTIYRDLVPNRGAILIPTREGEAGRFGFKCGQGANYGLTQLLYSDAIVSFLTEFAGEHEHRPEILLSFGFVPKVETKVGLIHWLIQDPGNAAVAAEQEFVKTLAAHEPDAKRALLVDLYKRIIDGVGDLGFPLSIHFEATYGMSKAAFDTFAEMLAYWSPTP; this is translated from the coding sequence GTGCCCCTCAATACAGTCGCGCTCGAACTGGTACCTCCCAACGCCGATCGCAGTCCGGAGGAGATCCTCGACGAGGCCCGCAAAGTGGTGCGGTTCTCTGCCGAAACCGGACTCGACGGCGCGATCCGGCACGTGATGATCCCCGGGATGATCGCCGAGGACGACGACCGCCCCGTCGAGATGAAACCGAAGCTCGACGTGCTGGACTACTGGTCGCGCATCTCGCCGGAACTTCCTGGGATCAAGGGTCTGTGCACTCAGGTCACCGCCTTCATGGACGAGGACGCGCTGCGTGCCCGGCTGACCGAGATGCTCGACGCGGGCATGGAGGGCATCGCGTTTGTCGGCGTGCCACGCACCATGAGCGACGGCGAGGGCTCGGGTGTGGCCCCCACCGATGCGCTCACCATCTACCGCGACCTGGTACCCAACCGCGGCGCCATCCTGATCCCCACCCGCGAGGGCGAGGCCGGCCGGTTCGGCTTCAAGTGCGGACAGGGCGCCAATTACGGTCTGACCCAGTTGCTGTACTCGGACGCCATCGTGTCATTCCTGACCGAGTTCGCTGGGGAACACGAGCACCGCCCCGAGATCCTGCTGTCCTTCGGGTTCGTTCCCAAGGTCGAAACCAAGGTCGGTCTCATCCACTGGCTCATCCAGGACCCCGGTAACGCCGCCGTGGCCGCCGAACAGGAATTCGTCAAGACACTGGCGGCCCACGAGCCCGACGCCAAGCGCGCGCTGCTGGTCGACCTGTACAAGCGGATCATCGACGGCGTCGGCGATCTCGGCTTCCCGCTGAGCATCCACTTCGAGGCCACCTACGGGATGTCGAAGGCCGCTTTCGACACGTTCGCCGAGATGCTCGCCTACTGGTCCCCGACGCCCTAG